One Marmota flaviventris isolate mMarFla1 chromosome 17, mMarFla1.hap1, whole genome shotgun sequence genomic window, CACCAGGCCAGCAAGGAGGCGGGCGGCGCGGAGGGTGCAGCGCCGTGTGCGCGCGGGCGCCCGGAGGGCTCTTGCGCACCCTGCGCCCTGCGCGCTCGCCGCGCGCGCCGCTGCTACCTGCTGAGCGTGGCGCTGCGCCTCCTGGCCGAGCTAGCCTTCCTGGGCGGCCAGGCGCTGCTCTACGGCTTCCGTGTGGCCCCGCACTTCGCGTGCGCCGGCCCGCCCTGCCCGCACACCGTCGATTGCTTCGTGAGCCGGCCCACCGAGAAGACGGTCTTCGTGGTCTTCTACTTCGCCGTGGGGCTGCTATCGGCGCTGCTCAGCGTGGCCGAGCTGGGCCATCTGCTCTGGAAGGGCCGCCCGCGCTCCGGAGAGCGCGACAACCGCTGCAACCGTGCGCACGAGGAGGCGCGGAAGCtgctcccgccgccgccgccgccgccgccgcccgctcTGCCATCGCAGCACCCCGACCCAGATCCCTACGCCCCACCCGCCTATGCGCACCCGGCACCGGCTGGTGACAGCGAAGGCGAGGGCGGAAGCGGCCGCAGCAAGGCGTCACTAGCCACTGTCCGCCAGGACCTGACCATCTAGCGGCGGTCCCTGCCCTGTGTGGACGGTGAGATCCCAGGCCGAACCCCACCACCCGGGTCCCTGCCGTAGAAGCAAGAGACTTCCGAAAGGACTGTCGCGGGACCCTGCCTGAGCACGGTGGACTGGCCCAGGGAGGCATAGCACTTAAGGAGTGCGTGCAGGTGCCACTGGCAGCGGCCATTCCGAGGTCGCAGAGAATGAACTAAGGCGGGTCCTTGATGCTCTGATCATGGTCGGAAGGAAGGAGGACAAGGGGACtgagaagtgggagggaggaaggcagctAGTGACCTGGTTGTAGTAGGGACAGAACCAGCTGTGATACCAGCATTCCCAGGCGCTCTCCTTGATCAGAGAGGGGTGACTTCCATGTGGGTTCTTGGTGAGTGTTCGCAAATGAACACATGAATATGCTGTGAGATTTGTGTGCACACGCAAAACCTGTGTGAGCTGTGTGCACCGGGAGCCTGTGAACACCCTGTATGCATGCAGGTgcacacacgtgtacacacacacccctcccaaATGTATTGTGAATACAGGTGCACATAGACACATGGACCTCTTGGTGAGCAATGCGTGTGTGTACTCgtgcacacagacacatataTGTCCTACATGAACTGTTGCACACGTGTAATGTACATCCTGCAGGAGCTGGGTGTGTGAGATCACTTATATGCGCTGCAAGTATAGCCAAAATCCAATGCCAGCAGCAGCCACAATGACTGTCTCCCCACTCCCCTAACCCAGCCCACCTGTGGGCTTCCCAGGAAGGTGTCCCCTCCTGAGAGGACACATGGGAAGTTGGGGGGAGGAGTCACCCTTCACAGGAGCAGATCTCTGTCCTGTAGGCTTGTGAACACATCCCACTCTCCACCCAATGGCTGGAGCAGGGTGGCTGGGCCCTTGCATGGAGGTAGAGCGGGGTAGGATGGGCCAGAGGGTAGGACAGACTAGTGTTTGcctgtttttgttctgttttgtttttagtactaaACCCAGGACCACtgggctgcagccccagcccttccttaatttttttttttttttttttttgagacagggtctcagttgcccaggctggccttgaacttgtgatcctcctgctcagatTCTGTGCCCAGCCTAGTGTCATTGTTTCATCTTCCATTTTCACCCTTCTTGTTCTCGGCTCCACCCTGGGGAGAAACTGCCCCTGAGACAGGCTCCTGCCTGGTTCCCCTCAGCTCTCCCCTGCACCCACACCCTGGCATTCAAAGGACTGTCCCCTCAGCTGCCTCACAcctgcctgtctctccctcctTCATCACCCCAGTGAAGACACTATTGATAAGACCACCCAGGACCAAGAGACAAATCCAGGGACCACCATCTCACCGCACCTCAGAGACCCGCTCCGACCCTGCTTGCTTACCTGGCTCTGCCGTTGACCACCATGTCCCCGCTCTGCTTCGTTTCCCAGGTCTCTGGAGTGCCTGCTGCTCTTTCCCTCAGTTTCCTTCCTGTGTGCCACACAGCAGTCTGAGGGACTGTCTACATTTCTCCCTGCTGAAACCCTTGCCCTGGGGGTAGAGCCGGCCCCCTCATGAACCTTCTGAAACGCTGCCCAGCCAGGCCCCACTTGAAGGCCTCTGGCCCTGTGGCCTTCCTGTGGTTTCTGTGCTCAAAACCATACCAAGTCTGTGCCTAGCCCGCTTTTGCCAAGAGTTTGGATGTGACGACCTTTGCCAGAAGCAGCCTCCCTCTGCAGCCCTGTCCTCCCCTCGATaatgcctgcctgcctgccttttgTCTCACTAGGGAAAAAACAGGCCTTCAAGAAAGGGGTCTTCCTGAAGGAAGAAGCAGGTACCCTAAGTCCTGTGCTTCCCCAGGAAGAGCACTTCCCCTGCCAGATGGCTTTGCTGTCTCTCCATTTTGTGATACACAGCCTCGTGCATACAGAGGGCTTAATAAAGTGTGTTCAATGAAGCCagatacagtggtgcacacctgcgaCCCCAGCTActacgaggctgaggcaggaggatcccaagtgcaaggccagcctcagcaactcagtgaggccctaagcaacttactaagacctggtctcaaaaaacaaaaagggctgggggtctaactcatggtaaagtgcccctgggttcaatctccagtaccgaCCCCCACGccccaaaaaagaaggaaagttttaggccagcctgggcaacttagggagaccttgtatcaaaataaactaaaaagggctgtagctctgtggcagagtacctctggggttcaatccccaatactactcACACTGGAAGAAAAAAGTGTTAGATGAGAAGCTGAACAGGTCTGCAGGCCGCTGACATCTCCACGCCTGAGTACATACTCAGCCTCCCAGGGCACACCTCCATCTCTCTGATGAGAGTCAGTTCTGGGTCTGCAGCCAGGTCCCCTGTACACCAATGCTGATGTGGATGTCCATCTGTTTTCTAGATCaagtcattcaaaaaatatttgttgagtatatACTATGTGTCAGGCAATGATCAAGATCAGCatcatttggggctggggctgtagctcagtggtaaagtgcttgccttacatgtgtgaggcactgggttcaatcctcagcaccacataaaaataaaggcactgtgtgttcatctacaattaaataaacattaaaaaaatagatcagCATCATTTGATGAAATGGTATGTGAGGAGTCAGGTGCAGTGATATGCACTACAATCCCAAGGACTctaagaagctgaggcaagaggatcacaagttcaaggccagcctggacaacttaggtagaacttgtgtcaaaataaaaattaaaagggctgaggatatagctcagcaccaccaaaaaaaagaaaattttaaaaaagattagggccaggagtggtggcacttTCCTGCAATCTTagagcttgggaggttgaggcaggggggtcacaagttcaaagccagcctcatcaacttagcaaggacctaagcaacttagtgagaccctgtctcaaattttttaaaaatagaataaaacggggctgggaatgtggctcagtggttaagcgccttaGTGGTTAGCCcagggctcaatccctggtaccataaataattaaattaaaataaaataagtgttggggaggtagctcaggggtagagtgctcctggggtTGATCTCCAGTgtggctgaaaaaaaaattgcatgtgaACTACttatatattttcaagttttccattaaccatgttaaaaaacaaaaaggaaacagatgGAGTTAGTTTTAGGACATGATTTTCTTTAATCCATTATATCCAGAATAGTGTCATTTCAACCCCTTGTCAatattaaaaagcattaaaaagatattttacatttttttttacatgaaatcTTCCAAAGCTGGTGTGAACTTTCTATTTAGAGCATATCTCAGATTGGACCAGCACATCTCTAAGGCAAGTGTTGGTGGCTGCTGTATGGTGTGGTGCATGTGTTGGGGTCTACCATATGCACTCAGGAAGCTTATGTTCTAGAGGGGAAGGCAACAGTAAATGGGTACAGGATACATGTCAGTTGGTTGTCAGAAGAAGGGGAGAGTGACACCCCTTAGGAGGTGAcacttcagaattttttttgtatgttttttttttaatatttattttttttagttttcggcggacacaacatctttgtttgtatgtggtgctgaggatcgaacccgggctgcactcatgccaggtgagcgcgctaccgcttgagccacgtccccagcccgaCACTTCAGAATTTTGTAGCAAGGGGTAGCCATGAAACTGTTTCCAAGAAGAGCATTCAGGTGGCGGGGGGGAatggcaggtgcaaaggcccagaggcaaAATGGAAAGAGGCTGGTGTGGCTGGAGTGTGGCTGGCGTGGTGTGAGCCACAGGGCAAGAGCGCCCCAACAGCAACCCCAACTTCCTCAGTTGCTTGGCAACCTTACTAGCTCGGCCGACCCCACCCCCTGTGTCCCACAAGTCAGCAGTCACCTGGTCCCACTTAGCCTCTTCCTCCTGTGTCTGCCTTTCACTACCCctcagagcccccccccccatcactGGTGGACCTGGAGAACCCCCACAGCCTCTATTCCCACAGCAAATCCAACCCAAACACAATCATTCCTGGACCCTCAGGATTCCATCCAGCTCCTAAACTGGCCTTGGCCTGAGCCCATCCCATCCTCCGTGGTCTCACCTCTCCCGCTGCTGTGATCCAAATTGGAAATGgtgggctggggtcgtggctcagtggtagagcactagcatgcgtgaggcactggatttgatccccagcaccacataaaaataacctaaataaacaaaataaagggattgtgtccatctacgatgaaaaatatttttttaaaaattggaaatggCTAAAACACAGAGCTGCTGACAATTTCTGATCATGCAACTCTCTGTACTTTGTACTTTGCCTCTCTGTACTTTGCCTCGCTCTTCCCCTAAGGGCTGAGAGGGGCCACCTCTTCCAGGAAGGCTCTGGGTGGATACCTCTGCCTGTTGTTGCGGTCACCAGGGTATGTGACCTCTGGGTCTCTCTCCCTGTGGAGGTCCCACTGGGGATTTACATAGTGAAAACCTCTGAATTACCTGAGCCCAGTACCTGACTCTGTTTTACACATGAAACATTAAGGATTTTCCTTGTTTGTTTGCAAAGGTATTTTAAACACAGATTATAGcagtttttatttcaacattcacccagctctttttattttccctgtgCTTCTTATACAGAATGGCTTCTaaccttacttttttttcccccttattactggggattgagcctgggGGGTCtttaaccaccaagccatatctcagcaatttttactttttactttgagacagggtcttgctaggttgcctagggcctcaataagttgccgaggctggccttgaacttgccatccttctgcctcagtctcctgagttgttcggattacaggtgtgcaccacggccCAGCCAACCTTACTCCTTTTAAATCTGAGTGTCCTCGTTCAAAATAGGCACGTGCCAGTATtcactggcacatgcctgtaattccagcaacttgggaggctgagcaagaggattgcaaatttgaagccagtctcagcaatttaatgagactctgtctcaaaaaaagaggCACAGGTCTAGGGGTACCtgcaactcagtggcagagcagttgcctagcacgtgcaaggccctgtaAAAACATAAGCACGAGTTCACATAGAAATACATAGCACCCCTTTCCTCTTTTATACTGCAGTTGTTATGGAATATTGATCTTGAAAGCATTGTTCTTGAAAGTACAGgtatgttttattaaattttatttgtttcataaaGTGTTAGAAAACATTTACTAGAGGAAAACCCCTTTCTTCCCAAGGCTCCTGCAGTAAACAGTGACTTCAGTGAGGAGCTGCTGCCACCTAGTGGCATAAGTAGAAAATGCTGGGGGACTCCTTTTGATTGTCTTTGCAAAGGACCAGACAACCTCctcccaccatcaccaccacccctgCTCCCTGTTTGAGGTTTCTTCTGTCGCAGTTCCAGGGATCCGGTAAAGAGCCCTACAACAAGAATTGGGAGCCCTGAGTACTGATACCCAACCTGCTACTAACTCGCTGTTGAGCCTGGGGCAGGGACACTGCCTTCTCTGGGTTGAAGGATGGGCAAAATTGGTTCTGAAGGCCCTTGGGGTCTGCCACACACATATGGATGAGTAACATCCAGGCTCTCCCGCAAACTCTCCTCTGTGCCTGCTGCCCACAAATGGGCTTCAGGTAGATAGGGGAGGACTGGACAGTCCTTCCTGAAGGCAGAGGGATGGGTGGGCTGACTGCCTGAACTTTTACCCCAATCTCATGTTCTTATAGGTTGACATAAGGCCTGACCCCCACCCCTATGCCACCTGCCACCCCTGCCATAAAGATCAAGTCTGTGGTCACTTCCAAAATAGATCTCCTCTGAGATCCAAGCTCAGCCCCTGGTTCTCCATGGACCAGGGACTGGCTTTCTCCCTCGGATTGGAGGTTCCTGAGGGCTGGGGAagtctttcctcctctcccctccccactcccagccTGGGGGCTCTCTGACTGCAGGCAGCACAAGATCAGGCCTATCTCCTCCATCAGAGTCTCCAAAGAACCTCACCCTGTTGGAAGGACAGCTTCGAGCAGCACACAGGCCTAATCcttgcgcccccccccccacaaccaCGTGCCTGTGCCTGACAGCCTGGGCCTAAAGCCTGTCAGGAAGCCCCCCTCCCAAGCCCCCTACCTGGACACcaagggaagggagtggaggcAGCGAAGCTGAGGCAGGTGTagaataaatataactttattcTTTATCCAGTAGATCTCAGTGGAAAGTCCAACAGTAACAGGTGCGCCAGTGGGCTCCGGGGGATGGGACCCCAGCCCTGGGgccaggagggcagggcagagccagctCCCCCAGCCCAGAGGTGCAGGGGTAAGGGAAGGGGACCCCCCCATACACCCGTCCTGCGGGAAAAGAAGGGGGCATGGGTGTGGGGCAAGCCAGGATTAGGGGATAGGCCAGGGAAATGGAGGAACTCAGGCTAAGTGTGTCAGCCCATcaactcgtgtgtgtgtgtgtgtgtgtgtgtgtgtgtgtgtccagggaCCCCTTGGGGTGCTGGTGGCTGTGAGGCTGGGGGCAGAGGCAGCTCAGAACCCCTGGCTGGCCCCTTCACAGTGGGGCTAGGGGCTTGGATGATTTGGGCCCTGACAGGCAGAGACATTGTAGAGAAGCACTCTACACGTCCCCAGGGACCCCAGTCCTTCCCCCTACCCCACTTGTCATTGAGTGGAGGCAGATGCCAAAGGCCAGGACCCCTCCTTCCAAGGGTTACCCGAAACTGTCCACACCCAGTGGttaggaagagggaggaaggggctggctGCTCCCCCAGTCAGAGGGGAAGACAGGCCACGGAAAGTTAGTACTTCACAGTAttaaagagaaaactgaagaggagaaggctgaggaggagggCTGGAGGGACAGGGACGCAGAGGGAGAGCGGGAGCCCttctgagccacttccctcccccAGGACCCACCCACCTCCAGCTCTGGATCCAGCTCCCCCCAATACACAGCACAAATTCCTTCAGTATAAATGtgcttaaaatgaaaattcttattaaaaaaatcaaaacaaaaaaattaaaaacaaaaccagcgAGAATTAATACCTGGGTGTTGGTATGGCAGGGTATATACAGGGggaaccccccaccccagccaccccTTTGTCACCAACCGAGGCAGGGGGAGGTTCCCCAACCGGGGAGCAATGGCTTGAGTTTGGAGGATGGGGAGCCAGGTCCCGGCGTTGCTGGTGATGAAGATGTGGCGAGGCGGGCAGGGCTGTCTTGACAAACGCAAGGTCCAGGCCCAGGTCCTCACTTGGCTCACTGCCTGGCCCCCGACGTCAGCCCAGGCTGCAGAGAGGGCAGTCCATCGCGGGCCCAAGCCTTTGTCCAGAGAGttgctgcctcctccctcctgtcccctggGAAGGTCCCCAGTTCTGTCTGGGAGGCCGGTGGGGGCAGGGCTGGCAGGGTTGCGTGGTTGGTAGGAGGCAGAGAAAGCCGGGGCATGGGCCAGGGCTGTGTCCAAGTGGCGCAGTGGTCACGGCGAGTGGGTGGCTGGGCTGCTTCTGTtggagctggggctgaggctggggctacAGCTGCCTGGCGGGGGCGCCAAGCCACCCCCATCCCGTCCCCCGCCCCCCGGCTGTCCGCTCAGAGTGTCCAAGCCCTCCGAATTCTCCAGCATTTCCTGGATGAGAGGTGGCATGGAGCCTGGGATCTCCATCTTCAGCGTGATCACTCGCTCAGCCCCTGCAGGAAAGGAAGGTGGAGGTCAATATGCCCCACCCTGGCCAACAAGCAGGGCTTCAGGAGGGAGGGCCATGGGAGGCGGGAGGACAATACAGGAATGTAGGCACCCACCACACACTGTACTTGGGACTTAGTTATTTGACATGTACCAGCTCTCCTAGACCCCACGTCATGTCCAGGGGCTTGTGGCAATGGGGCAAAGTGGTACCAAGTTTGGGCTCCTGGGTCAGACTGCCTACCTGGGTTTGACATTGGGCCTCCTGATTATCCCACTCCCACCTCCAGACACTATCACCATCCCCACTCCTCagatgggaaactgaggtccagagctGCTAGTTTCTGGCTCATGGACAACACCCAGGGATCTGGTTCCAGAGCCGTGCCCTGAACTACCATGCAAAGGTATCTGGCCAGAGAGCTTTCGGGGAACTGTAGCTTAGACAGGGACAGGTGGATCCAGGTGAGCAGCACACTGTCTGGGCAGGGTGAGCTGTTGCCAGCTAAGCTGTTGGGGGCCAGACCCTGGGCATGAACAGTAGGTCCCAGGCTAGGTGGAGGGGCCACACCCTTCTAGGTCAGGGAGCCTCACCTTTGGCGCTGATGCTTCGCAGGTCTGTGATCTTCATCAGCATCTTGGGGAACATGTGGGGACGGCTGGGCCTCCGTTTCCGCACATAGACCTTCAGCGCCTCAAGCAGTGGTTCCTGCAGCATGTCTACCCTGTCAGGCTGCTCCAGGTCCTGCCGGTCTGAGAAGCACAGAACTGTCCCCTGAGCAGATGCCCTCAACTAGCACACAACTGCATTCCCAGTATCAGCCACTGGAGGGCATGTCTGAACAGGCCACAGTTAGGGCAGCCCAGAGGGTACCTCAGACCTCCCCACAAGACAGGGGGTCTCTGAGCGCCCAGTGGGAACAGAGGCCCTTAAATGTAAGCAAAGAGGAGTTAGGACCAGAGTTACCAAAGCCCTCCCTACCAGCCCCTTTTGTGGGTCTGGGACCCCTAAACAGGCGGCACCACTGTCAAGCAGAGGGAGGATTCCCAGCAGGCTCCCAATCCCACCAGGCGTTGGTGACAGCAACCAACATGAACCGGGTCTTACTGCAGGCATGCTCTGCCTTATTGAAAACCTCGTTAACCCCACCTCGACTTCATGAGGTAGACTGTTATTGACCCCATTTGACAGAAACAGAGGCTCTGAAGCAGGCTCGGAAAAGCTCAACAaccaaaagttaaaatttaaaaataaacattaaaaaatcagtaacctgctcaaggtcacacagctgccCAGGACTTGAACCTGGGCAGACTGACCCTCCAGTCCTCATTC contains:
- the Gjd3 gene encoding gap junction delta-3 protein; this translates as MGEWAFLGSLLDAVQLQSPLVGRLWLVVMLIFRILVLATVGGAVFEDEQEEFVCNTLQPGCRQICYDRAFPVSHYRFWLFHILLLSAPPVLFVIYSMHQASKEAGGAEGAAPCARGRPEGSCAPCALRARRARRCYLLSVALRLLAELAFLGGQALLYGFRVAPHFACAGPPCPHTVDCFVSRPTEKTVFVVFYFAVGLLSALLSVAELGHLLWKGRPRSGERDNRCNRAHEEARKLLPPPPPPPPPALPSQHPDPDPYAPPAYAHPAPAGDSEGEGGSGRSKASLATVRQDLTI